From a region of the Fusobacterium sp. FSA-380-WT-3A genome:
- a CDS encoding helix-hairpin-helix domain-containing protein, protein MIKKIIFSMIFFIMSFLSFSLETEYKVIYSDNNFGKLDINKVTQEEMLKAGVAPSYVSKIINFRDIKGGIESIEELDRINGIGKKTCEKLEKYFFIKENYQINPLEINKADETTLVYYGFSKKEIKSILKYREENRRIDGNIQLKKLISQKNYEKYKDLIKYDIF, encoded by the coding sequence ATGATAAAAAAGATAATTTTTTCTATGATATTTTTTATTATGAGTTTTCTAAGTTTTTCATTAGAAACAGAATACAAAGTAATTTATAGTGATAATAATTTTGGAAAATTGGATATTAATAAAGTTACTCAAGAAGAGATGCTTAAAGCTGGTGTTGCTCCTAGTTATGTTTCTAAAATAATAAATTTTAGAGATATAAAAGGAGGAATAGAATCTATTGAGGAATTAGATAGAATTAATGGAATTGGTAAAAAAACTTGTGAAAAATTAGAAAAATATTTTTTTATCAAAGAAAATTATCAAATAAATCCTTTAGAGATAAATAAAGCAGATGAAACAACTCTTGTTTATTATGGATTTTCTAAAAAAGAAATAAAATCTATATTGAAATACAGAGAAGAAAATAGAAGAATAGATGGAAATATTCAGTTAAAGAAACTTATTTCACAAAAAAATTATGAAAAATACAAAGATTTAATTAAATATG